A stretch of Ferribacterium limneticum DNA encodes these proteins:
- a CDS encoding deoxynucleotide monophosphate kinase family protein, with product MPMLIGITGKALSGKDTFAEILFRNYNFLPMAFAVPLKQAAAAAYGIDLAHFHSQEGKKQYHEVWKETNRVLLQDFGELMCERYGAGFWIRRWLIDYAGFSNTDDVVVSDVRKDVEAETIRDLGGLIVHLERDGAGLSGKEAAHKTEQGVTKQAGDVVIWNNGTLHDLARQADRAVAILQGRAK from the coding sequence ATGCCAATGTTGATCGGTATCACGGGCAAGGCCCTCAGCGGCAAAGACACATTTGCCGAAATCCTGTTTCGTAACTACAACTTTCTCCCCATGGCGTTCGCGGTGCCGCTGAAGCAGGCGGCAGCGGCAGCTTACGGCATTGATCTGGCGCACTTCCACTCGCAGGAAGGAAAGAAGCAGTACCACGAAGTCTGGAAGGAAACGAACCGGGTCCTGCTGCAGGATTTTGGCGAGCTCATGTGTGAGCGCTACGGCGCTGGCTTCTGGATTCGGCGCTGGCTGATTGACTACGCGGGATTCTCGAACACGGACGACGTTGTGGTCTCTGATGTCCGCAAGGATGTCGAGGCAGAGACCATCCGAGACCTTGGAGGCTTGATTGTGCACCTTGAGCGCGATGGCGCTGGCCTATCGGGCAAAGAGGCTGCGCACAAGACGGAGCAGGGCGTCACCAAGCAGGCGGGCGACGTGGTGATCTGGAACAATGGAACACTCCACGACCTTGCTCGCCAGGCTGACCGGGCTGTTGCCATTCTGCAGGGGCGTGCCAAGTGA
- a CDS encoding DNA polymerase yields MERMFIDLSSVCWTSLFAGKDEEFGIKVEHKGKQVLVNSAQHGYENAINMIMGGANMNGITPSRFIIIEETGNSKGFRQRILPCYKDTSGDKPDEAYAQFNLLKPMIKQALMDVGACVVTHPNMEADDVIAYLTQFLPGVILSNDGDMSVLCSERVKQWKGGKLLDSNPFGPFEAKYTRLYKALVGDDSDTYPGAKGFGDKAFLNMAIQFGDEGLDAFIDLLNLEERYYWNQGKINGKHLGTLAEDVAEFKPLQKVLDNIDTVVRCWMVAKLYPEKINTLRMPLQWQVGMIKVGHFDERLRPHAGTVTLVTADNYPAMMARLPQQFAASPFVTLDIETSTPPESDEWLAAAAEDVDGKKDLGVDVLGSRLTGFSLTFGANNQHTIYVSVDHRDTNNITVEQARQMVDLIPKKIQRPVHNSSFELTVLFQEWGEAWADNGWHGFLPNIVDTRIMSNYVDENQSQGLKQISKRLTGYEQVTYEQVTSKEGEVGTLPEGGRVVREWNIYQTRTTTIPSEETGELIEVEVNVKGPDGMPIVLKKMERRQYKMNELTAREVLAYGADDTICTSVAYYHFRTIMEIEGVWDLYNAIEIKPAYLTALAFVQGTKFSMQRMRELSDADDQKFDAAWANVREYLVKIGYEGTICPKLTDLSDYKQVKQAYYLITGEELATQVRTASKIIKLIEVAEHDDAPLLARFMTEGNLGQINDWIKSRFSGEPVLDVNSPKKMRELLFTQMGLPLRLVNSCTPTEREKKPALYEAVGLHRKLVSGSSSVTLTPEQCELLKAKARTDDVTIDFALLDCTEEQRPVLEGIQDMKKVTTKRGLFYRPYRHVRHWKTGLIHAQANQCAAVTRRYSYKKPNLQQLPKEGESVQFRSCFVPHHKDAVIISVDAPAQEIRLQAGYSLDPNLLACYLGEDKKDFHSITASGAMKLVWSQEEYEKCMAYFEGGLPPDDYATFRELLHAKDEAVQQLAKDLRRDSKPVNFGSSYGCTAPKIQELLICDLATATAFLEAKYAKFARYEEWKIEVGDQVKRDGYVSTAMGGRRHLQEVIRSDNKWEIEAASRQASNFVIQSAGAEMLKRAMTVLWDSGVMFRCDVRFIAIVHDELVVSCHRDHAVEVIKVIHEAMSLPYTPTFPVPFGGSISLGKNFADQVEVGEEFNAAKIKRALELLFTTPMPAKAISKEVETYEEAVPA; encoded by the coding sequence ATGGAAAGAATGTTCATTGACTTGTCCAGCGTTTGCTGGACTTCACTCTTCGCCGGCAAGGACGAAGAATTTGGCATCAAGGTTGAGCACAAGGGCAAGCAGGTGCTGGTGAATTCCGCCCAGCACGGCTACGAGAACGCGATCAACATGATCATGGGCGGCGCCAACATGAACGGCATCACGCCGAGCCGCTTCATCATCATCGAAGAAACTGGCAACTCGAAAGGCTTTCGCCAGCGAATTCTCCCTTGCTACAAGGACACCTCTGGCGACAAGCCCGATGAAGCCTACGCCCAGTTCAACCTGCTGAAGCCCATGATCAAGCAGGCTCTGATGGACGTCGGCGCCTGTGTTGTCACGCACCCGAACATGGAAGCGGACGACGTCATTGCCTACCTCACCCAGTTCCTGCCCGGCGTGATCCTGTCGAACGACGGCGACATGTCCGTACTGTGCAGCGAGCGAGTGAAGCAGTGGAAGGGTGGCAAGCTGCTGGACTCGAACCCGTTTGGCCCCTTCGAGGCGAAATACACCCGCCTCTACAAGGCACTCGTCGGCGACGACTCGGACACGTACCCGGGCGCCAAAGGCTTCGGCGACAAGGCCTTCCTGAATATGGCCATTCAGTTCGGTGATGAGGGTCTGGACGCCTTCATTGACCTTCTCAACCTAGAGGAGCGATATTACTGGAACCAAGGGAAGATCAACGGCAAGCACCTTGGCACACTGGCTGAGGACGTTGCCGAGTTCAAGCCCCTGCAGAAGGTGCTGGACAATATCGACACCGTGGTTCGGTGCTGGATGGTGGCGAAGCTCTATCCGGAGAAGATCAACACCCTGCGCATGCCTCTGCAGTGGCAGGTTGGCATGATCAAGGTTGGTCATTTCGACGAGCGTCTGCGTCCGCACGCCGGCACGGTGACGCTGGTGACGGCGGACAACTACCCGGCGATGATGGCCCGATTGCCTCAGCAATTTGCCGCGTCTCCCTTCGTGACACTGGACATCGAAACGTCGACGCCGCCTGAGTCCGATGAGTGGCTCGCCGCCGCGGCTGAGGATGTGGATGGCAAAAAGGATCTGGGTGTGGATGTGCTCGGCAGCCGGCTCACCGGCTTCTCGCTCACGTTCGGCGCCAACAACCAGCATACGATCTACGTCAGCGTCGATCACCGTGACACGAACAACATCACGGTCGAGCAGGCGCGTCAGATGGTCGATCTGATCCCGAAGAAAATCCAGCGCCCGGTCCATAACTCCAGCTTCGAACTCACCGTGCTCTTCCAGGAGTGGGGCGAGGCGTGGGCGGACAACGGCTGGCACGGCTTCCTGCCGAACATCGTCGATACCCGGATCATGTCCAACTACGTGGACGAGAACCAGTCGCAGGGCCTGAAGCAGATTTCCAAGCGGCTCACTGGCTACGAGCAGGTCACCTACGAGCAGGTCACCTCGAAGGAAGGTGAAGTCGGCACCCTGCCCGAGGGTGGCAGGGTGGTTCGAGAGTGGAACATCTACCAGACCCGGACCACTACGATCCCCAGCGAGGAGACTGGTGAGCTGATCGAGGTTGAAGTCAATGTCAAGGGTCCGGACGGCATGCCGATCGTGCTCAAGAAGATGGAGCGCCGGCAGTACAAGATGAACGAACTGACGGCCCGTGAAGTCCTTGCCTATGGCGCTGACGACACGATCTGCACGTCCGTCGCCTACTACCACTTCCGCACCATCATGGAAATCGAAGGCGTCTGGGACCTCTACAACGCCATCGAGATCAAGCCGGCTTACCTGACGGCACTCGCGTTCGTGCAAGGGACCAAGTTCTCCATGCAGCGCATGCGGGAGTTGTCTGACGCTGACGATCAGAAGTTCGACGCAGCTTGGGCCAATGTTCGTGAGTACTTGGTCAAGATCGGCTACGAGGGCACCATCTGCCCGAAGCTCACCGACCTGTCCGACTACAAGCAGGTGAAGCAGGCCTACTACCTGATCACGGGCGAAGAACTTGCCACTCAGGTGCGAACCGCGTCCAAGATCATCAAGCTGATCGAAGTCGCGGAGCACGACGACGCGCCTTTGCTGGCTCGCTTCATGACCGAAGGCAACCTTGGTCAGATCAACGACTGGATCAAATCGCGCTTCTCCGGTGAGCCTGTGCTGGACGTCAATTCGCCGAAGAAAATGCGCGAGCTCCTCTTCACCCAGATGGGGCTTCCGCTGCGTCTGGTGAATTCCTGCACGCCTACCGAGCGTGAGAAGAAGCCGGCGTTGTACGAGGCTGTCGGCCTTCACCGCAAGCTGGTGAGCGGCTCCAGCAGCGTGACCCTGACCCCTGAGCAGTGCGAACTGCTGAAGGCCAAGGCCCGCACGGACGATGTCACCATTGACTTCGCCCTGCTGGACTGCACCGAGGAGCAGCGCCCAGTACTTGAGGGCATTCAGGACATGAAGAAGGTCACCACCAAGCGTGGCCTCTTCTACCGTCCGTATCGCCACGTGCGCCACTGGAAGACTGGGCTGATCCACGCTCAGGCCAACCAGTGCGCCGCGGTAACTCGTCGGTACAGCTACAAGAAGCCGAACCTGCAGCAGCTCCCGAAGGAAGGCGAGAGCGTTCAATTCCGTTCGTGTTTCGTTCCTCACCACAAGGACGCGGTGATCATCTCCGTCGATGCGCCGGCTCAGGAAATTCGCCTGCAGGCGGGCTACTCCTTGGACCCGAACCTGCTCGCCTGCTACCTTGGCGAAGACAAGAAAGATTTCCACTCGATCACGGCATCCGGCGCTATGAAGCTGGTCTGGTCGCAGGAGGAGTACGAGAAGTGCATGGCGTACTTCGAAGGCGGGCTGCCACCTGACGACTACGCCACCTTCCGCGAACTCCTGCACGCCAAGGACGAAGCTGTCCAGCAGCTTGCCAAGGACCTGCGACGTGATTCGAAGCCGGTGAATTTCGGTTCGTCCTACGGTTGTACGGCGCCGAAGATTCAGGAACTCCTGATCTGTGACTTGGCGACGGCCACGGCCTTCCTTGAAGCCAAGTACGCGAAGTTCGCTCGCTACGAGGAGTGGAAGATCGAGGTGGGTGATCAGGTGAAGCGCGATGGCTACGTCAGCACGGCCATGGGCGGGCGCCGCCACCTGCAGGAAGTCATTCGTTCGGACAACAAGTGGGAAATCGAAGCAGCTTCCCGCCAGGCGTCCAACTTCGTGATTCAGTCTGCCGGTGCGGAGATGTTGAAGCGGGCGATGACGGTCCTGTGGGACTCTGGTGTGATGTTCCGCTGCGACGTTCGGTTCATCGCCATTGTGCATGACGAACTCGTGGTCTCGTGCCACCGCGATCACGCTGTTGAGGTGATCAAGGTGATCCACGAAGCCATGTCCCTTCCCTACACGCCGACGTTCCCAGTTCCTTTCGGTGGTTCGATCTCCCTTGGCAAGAACTTTGCCGATCAGGTCGAGGTGGGCGAGGAGTTCAATGCCGCGAAGATCAAGCGTGCCCTCGAACTCTTGTTCACCACGCCGATGCCGGCAAAGGCAATCTCCAAGGAAGTTGAAACCTACGAGGAGGCTGTACCAGCATGA
- a CDS encoding SH3 domain-containing protein: protein MTLKVGDKVRVLNTDQYVSWLAKKLKDRVGTVTLVGPDAIGMWKGQAHVKFGQRNGRGKEFSHHFLIKELVKEPEA, encoded by the coding sequence ATGACACTCAAGGTTGGAGACAAGGTTCGGGTTCTCAATACTGATCAGTACGTGTCATGGCTCGCGAAAAAGCTGAAGGACAGAGTTGGCACAGTGACGCTTGTCGGGCCTGACGCTATCGGGATGTGGAAAGGGCAGGCTCACGTCAAGTTTGGACAACGTAATGGGAGGGGTAAGGAGTTCTCTCATCACTTCCTCATCAAGGAGTTGGTAAAGGAACCGGAAGCGTAG
- a CDS encoding 3'-5' exonuclease, whose protein sequence is MIRYLVGDVETTGVEESDRTVEVAWIEVDAQLNELNRVYSLIDPQMPIGPSAMGVHHITNEMVADAPTWQELFEQVIPNHFAKDDEIVLVAHNAQFDQRFLKLDGFMPIKEEVCTLRLARYFWPDAPDHKLQTLRYLHKLVGGEGAHGAMEDCETGLALLRFMCQSYGISLNELCFYTRQPLLVTRMYYGKHKGSLLKDIPRGYRVWLLGTDLDEDLRYSLENL, encoded by the coding sequence ATGATCAGATATCTCGTAGGAGACGTCGAGACTACTGGCGTTGAGGAATCCGACCGCACCGTTGAGGTGGCGTGGATTGAAGTTGATGCTCAGCTCAATGAACTCAACCGGGTCTATTCCCTGATTGACCCGCAGATGCCGATCGGCCCCTCGGCCATGGGCGTGCACCACATCACGAACGAGATGGTGGCTGATGCACCGACGTGGCAGGAACTGTTCGAGCAGGTGATCCCGAACCACTTCGCCAAGGACGACGAGATCGTGCTCGTTGCCCACAATGCCCAGTTCGACCAGCGTTTCCTCAAGCTTGATGGCTTCATGCCGATCAAGGAAGAGGTCTGCACCTTGCGCCTGGCTCGTTACTTCTGGCCGGATGCGCCTGATCACAAGCTGCAAACGCTTCGCTATCTGCACAAGCTTGTGGGTGGCGAAGGCGCCCACGGCGCGATGGAGGACTGCGAGACGGGTTTGGCTCTGCTGCGCTTCATGTGCCAGTCCTACGGCATCAGCCTGAACGAATTGTGCTTTTACACGCGGCAGCCGCTACTCGTGACGCGCATGTACTACGGCAAGCACAAGGGTTCGCTGCTGAAGGACATCCCCCGCGGCTACAGAGTTTGGCTCCTTGGTACCGACCTCGACGAGGACCTGCGTTACTCCTTGGAGAACCTCTAA
- a CDS encoding TraR/DksA C4-type zinc finger protein — MILEDNEQLPDPIDQGSALAERERASLLAAQRRKAAPDQVKVQLIDYNGDPQFTPEGQPIMVWPTEECVECGEPIGAGRLELGYNTCIDCATTAEKVGKGYARK; from the coding sequence GTGATCCTCGAAGACAACGAACAGCTGCCTGATCCAATCGACCAAGGTAGTGCCCTTGCTGAGCGTGAGCGGGCTTCACTGCTCGCGGCCCAGCGGAGGAAGGCGGCGCCGGATCAAGTGAAGGTCCAACTCATTGACTACAACGGAGACCCTCAATTCACACCTGAAGGCCAACCGATCATGGTTTGGCCGACTGAAGAGTGCGTCGAGTGCGGGGAACCGATCGGCGCAGGCCGGTTGGAGCTTGGCTACAACACGTGCATCGATTGTGCAACAACCGCTGAGAAGGTGGGTAAAGGGTATGCGAGAAAGTAA
- a CDS encoding DUF7220 family protein, whose amino-acid sequence MTQSRAMSMVETLANIAIGLVVSLISQLVIFHAYDVKLPLSSNVEIVLWFTVVSIIRSYTLRRFFNALLHKEK is encoded by the coding sequence ATGACCCAGAGCCGTGCCATGTCCATGGTTGAGACCTTGGCCAATATCGCCATCGGGTTGGTGGTCAGCCTGATCAGCCAGCTCGTGATCTTCCACGCCTATGACGTCAAGTTGCCACTCAGTAGCAACGTCGAGATCGTCCTCTGGTTCACAGTGGTCTCGATAATCAGAAGTTATACATTAAGAAGGTTCTTCAACGCTTTGCTTCATAAGGAAAAATAA
- a CDS encoding tyrosine-type recombinase/integrase: MSTLRQRMTDAMVLRGFAERTQETYLACVRHLAKHTGRSPDTLDTAAIQAYLLHLITERKLAYASVNQAACAIRFLFSVVLGQREIAFDIPMAKVPKRLPQILTREEVSRLLAHARDIRARALLTTTYAAGLRLSEVCHLQLSDIESSPERMCLKVRQGKGGKDRYTLLSPRLLETLRLYWRVTRPRHWLFPNGTGNGPFYDKTAQRIYHAARQAAGIPLGGGIHSLRHAFATHLLEAGVDIHTIQRLLGHGNVSTTMRYFHLAQSRLTGTTSPLELLTPT; this comes from the coding sequence ATGAGCACACTTCGGCAGCGGATGACGGACGCGATGGTCTTGCGGGGCTTCGCCGAGCGGACCCAGGAAACCTACTTGGCCTGCGTCAGGCACTTGGCGAAACACACCGGGCGATCTCCGGACACCCTCGATACCGCAGCCATCCAGGCTTACCTGCTACACCTGATCACCGAGCGGAAACTCGCTTACGCCAGTGTCAACCAGGCGGCCTGCGCCATCCGCTTTCTCTTTTCAGTGGTCCTTGGCCAACGGGAAATCGCCTTCGACATCCCGATGGCCAAGGTCCCCAAACGCCTGCCGCAAATCCTCACTCGCGAGGAAGTCAGCCGTCTGCTCGCCCATGCCCGGGACATCCGTGCCAGGGCCTTGCTGACCACCACCTACGCGGCCGGTCTGCGTCTTTCCGAAGTCTGCCATCTGCAACTGAGCGATATCGAATCCTCACCCGAGCGCATGTGCCTCAAGGTTCGCCAGGGCAAAGGCGGCAAGGATCGCTACACCTTGCTATCACCGCGTCTTCTGGAAACGCTGCGCCTGTACTGGCGAGTCACTCGTCCCCGGCATTGGCTGTTCCCCAATGGTACCGGCAATGGCCCGTTCTACGACAAGACCGCCCAGCGCATTTACCATGCCGCGCGCCAAGCCGCAGGCATTCCCCTTGGTGGCGGCATTCATTCCTTGCGCCACGCCTTTGCCACCCACCTGCTGGAAGCCGGTGTCGATATTCACACTATCCAGCGTTTGCTTGGCCACGGTAATGTCAGTACGACCATGCGCTATTTCCATCTGGCCCAGTCACGTCTGACCGGCACGACTTCGCCGCTTGAGTTGCTGACGCCCACCTAA
- a CDS encoding DNA cytosine methyltransferase, whose product MPKAYYNEFDPDAAQWLRNLIQRGVIAPGDVDERSIEDVMPSDLAGYTQVHLFAGVGGWSHSLRQAGWSDSRPVWTLSCPCQPFSTAGKGEGASDERHLWPAAYWLIEQCRPAVFFGEQVEAALRHSWLDLVQNDVEGIGYALGAAGLPACGFGAPHIRQRLYFVAYDDQKRRDQVPGSGLRADAEHDVEPCCSAGPLADADSATGQQVAGSPPCHEATDGRSGRNWCQSDSHHGPAGDGEDSALLMGDTLSEGLEGHSGDGIDGDEPGRQRAEQGGSAPAPGPTNGFWSDADWLPCRDGKARPVESGTFPLVDVSAPHLGRGKTSLGALARRNRVIRLRGYGNGIVSEVAEGFIAAAMEVLP is encoded by the coding sequence ATGCCCAAAGCTTATTACAACGAGTTCGACCCGGACGCTGCCCAATGGCTGCGGAACCTAATTCAAAGAGGGGTTATAGCCCCCGGAGATGTCGATGAACGATCTATCGAAGATGTCATGCCTAGCGATCTCGCAGGCTATACCCAAGTGCACCTGTTTGCTGGAGTTGGAGGCTGGTCCCACTCCTTGCGTCAAGCAGGTTGGAGTGACTCCCGGCCAGTGTGGACACTCTCGTGTCCCTGTCAACCTTTCTCCACGGCAGGCAAAGGAGAAGGGGCTTCTGACGAGCGGCACCTTTGGCCTGCAGCCTACTGGCTTATCGAGCAGTGCCGCCCTGCAGTCTTCTTTGGTGAGCAAGTTGAAGCAGCGCTGCGCCACTCTTGGCTCGACCTTGTTCAAAATGACGTGGAGGGCATCGGTTACGCCCTCGGGGCGGCAGGTCTCCCGGCTTGCGGCTTCGGGGCGCCGCACATCCGACAGCGACTGTACTTCGTGGCCTACGACGACCAAAAACGACGCGATCAGGTTCCCGGCTCCGGACTTCGCGCCGACGCCGAACATGACGTTGAACCATGCTGCAGCGCTGGCCCCTTGGCCGACGCCGACAGCGCAACCGGACAACAAGTCGCCGGAAGCCCACCTTGCCATGAAGCAACGGATGGGCGTTCGGGACGGAACTGGTGCCAATCGGACAGCCATCACGGACCTGCAGGTGATGGCGAAGACAGCGCTCTCCTCATGGGTGACACCCTCAGCGAGGGACTGGAAGGACACAGCGGGGATGGCATCGACGGCGACGAACCCGGACGGCAGCGAGCGGAGCAGGGTGGATCAGCTCCCGCGCCAGGCCCAACTAACGGCTTCTGGTCCGACGCCGACTGGCTCCCCTGCCGAGACGGGAAAGCGCGGCCAGTTGAATCCGGGACATTCCCGCTGGTTGATGTCTCTGCCCCCCATCTGGGACGAGGCAAGACCTCTCTGGGAGCACTGGCTCGACGCAATCGCGTCATCCGACTACGTGGTTACGGGAACGGCATCGTGAGCGAGGTTGCTGAAGGATTCATCGCCGCCGCCATGGAGGTCCTGCCATGA
- a CDS encoding nucleoside triphosphate pyrophosphohydrolase family protein — protein MTSKLADLKFPFSHEEVKATLSTFFAKAMTADGYSERAAAFIDPKGSQIEDLLHGALGVAGEGGEVVDIIKKAWAYGKPLDHAHLIEEIGDAMWYYNLIIRSLGVTWGEVFSANVAKLSARYPDKKFSAHNALNRDKVAEQAALNSVTG, from the coding sequence GTGACCTCGAAACTTGCCGACCTGAAATTCCCGTTTAGCCACGAGGAAGTCAAGGCAACGCTCTCTACCTTCTTCGCCAAGGCGATGACCGCTGACGGCTACAGCGAACGCGCTGCCGCCTTCATCGACCCCAAGGGTAGCCAGATCGAGGACCTGCTGCACGGCGCCCTCGGCGTGGCCGGCGAGGGTGGTGAAGTGGTCGATATCATCAAGAAGGCGTGGGCCTACGGCAAGCCCCTTGATCACGCACACCTGATTGAAGAAATCGGCGATGCGATGTGGTACTACAACCTGATCATCCGCTCCCTCGGCGTAACTTGGGGCGAAGTCTTCAGTGCCAACGTCGCCAAGCTCTCGGCTCGCTACCCAGACAAGAAGTTCAGCGCCCACAACGCGCTGAACCGGGACAAGGTTGCCGAGCAGGCCGCGCTGAACTCCGTCACGGGGTAG